TTGTGCTTGTTCCTTCCACCGTTCCTACGCTTGAAAGTCtgcaacacaacacaacaataaAAACCATCAATACTGAATCTGTCTTGATTGTAAATCTAAAAAgcgaaaacaaagagagagatcgaagaagacgatgagtaGTACCATCTTCGGCTGTTTCCTCTGTTCTCCTGTGTGTGTCTGCCTCCTAGGGTTTACTCATCGATCTCCTCGACTAATTTCAGATTTGATCTCTTTATTGTTACTTTTTGGGCCTCAAAATATAGTGGGCTTTGAACATATACTGGGCTTACGCTTTATTTTCTCTTGCTTTAAAGTAAACCACTCACACTTACAGTTAAGTAAAACTCTCGAGTCTCGAGTGTAACTCTAATTTTGGTCCTACTCCAAAGCTCATTGTcatgtatcttcttcttcttcttcttcttctttgtttttcttttgttttctttttcttgtttttttatgatatttcaACGCATAAAAAAGAGTTACAATGATATGAATGATCATATAGTTTCTGAAAATAGAGAGAGTAAATCATATAAAGTagaatctagaaaaaaaaaaaaaaaattgaaagctcGAAAAATAAGCCTCTGGCGACTATAGGAACGACCACCTCAGCCACCACGACCAAGTTTACCGTATTAGAGCACACATTAAAAATCCAATTAGTTTCAATAAAAAAGCCCATTAGCCCATGTGTTTAGGGTTTTCATCAAGATAGATTTCATATATTAACTTATCTAGtgttaaaaagaaagatatctTTAAGAGTTGCCTCTTCTGGTAACTctcttcttaatcttttataaaAGATCAATCACAGAATCATTTGGATCTTGGTGACAACCTCAAGTCTCTTTCTCTTAGTTTTCTCGCACAATAAAGCTCCTTCATGAGCTATATCAGTTTTAGCTCACCTATCTATCGTAATAGAGAttgaatatttgttgttttgagaTTCCCAACATACTACCCCCTCCTATAGTAGTCCATTGCATTTCTTGGGCTCTTTGAGTAGGCTTGATTGTCCTTATTCCCCGGGTCCTTTGAGAGGATTCATCATCCATCTCGTAACCATATACTCCCATGTCGAAGGCACCAAATTGATTGCTTACTAAGACACTATATCCCTCACAGTCTCATTTACCAATGAAACCGAATTTGGGGGAGTGTCGGGACGGTTACCATGGCTGGAGAAGAGGACACTAAAGCTTCAATGACGATTGGAGAAAGTGATGGTAGTAGCTTGTGTAACATCACTTTGGAAGACTATATATAGGAGTAGTTTAATTTCTACATTCTTAGAGACAATTTGCAGAGCATGAGGAGAGCCAGATGATAGGGTAGTGTTGGCGTTTACTAATGCAGTAGTAGGATGAAAATCGTTGGTGTTTACTAAGTAGTGTTGGCGTTTACTAAGAGCATGAGGAGAGCCAGATGATGGGTTAGTGTTGGAGTTTACTAAGAGCATGggtagtttttctttttgttgcttttaaTTTCCAACACAATCACAGTTACTTTTTTCCAACAAAATAAAACGTACTCGtaacaaaatagaagaagatatatCGATAGATATAATCTAGCACTAGCAGAAACAAATCTGAATTAATGGATCGAGAGAGCAATATTAGAGAAGACTTGAATTTTGTTAACactaaatatgaatatattattcGATACAATATGGAAATATGCAGGATCATCTCATGCCAAGAGAAGTTTCGAGAGACTTGGAATCGACGAGCTATATATCTCCTTGTCCGCTTCAGTGATCGATCTTCCTGTAATGAAAGGATGGTTCAAGAGCTCAGCTGCGGTGGACCTGCGTGGATGAATGTCAAAGCACCGCCACACGAAATCTCTAGCCTCCGGAGAGATATCTCGACCACGCAACTTCCACTCGTAAAATTCATCAAATATCTCTTGGATAGCTATTGCCCCAAACATCTCATAAACCACACACCCTAGAGCATATACATCAAGGTTTGGATGGATGATTAGTCCGTTTGGCTCAAAAGACTCTGGTGGCAGATACTGAGCCGTACCAATGGACATGTAATCATAATCGAAATCAGGTTCCTTGGATGAACCGAAATCAGCAAGCTTGAGATCCCACGGCTCTCCGGGAGTTGTCGAAGGGAAGAGGAGAATATTGGATGGCTTGAGGTCGAAGTGAACGTAACCATGGGAGTGAAGAGCCACGAGCCCTTCTAGGATCATACGAGCCGCACGTCGGACCAAAGACTCAGGTATCGGCTCTGGTCTCCTGCGGGAACCGTAGATCATCTTATGGAGATTACCTTGGGAGGCGTACTCCATATAGATCGCGTAGCATTCGGAGGGTTTGGTTTGCAAGTGAAGAGTGTTTGAGGCATAGACGATGCGAGGATGATCGCGGAAACGATGCATGATCTTGAGCTCCTTCTCGAGAATGTTTTTGAGATGAATAGGCGATGACTTCTTTGCACAAAGTTGGGAGTTGGAGACACAACCGAAGCTACCTCGGCCAAGAATAGTGATGGTTGTTGCCAACGAAGACTCGTCCACGATCCAATCATCACCTCTGCAAATTTGCTCCATCATCAAAGTTATAAAGCTTTTACGTATTCTATACTCTTtaattagggtttaattttgtctctgtttctgATAGTTTGATAGATCATCACTATTTATCAATATCGATCTATTTATACAAGTTTCAGGATGTCGGTGTGGTTGGTTCGTTTTTCAATTGGAACTAGgaagttttcctttttccagTTACGAACTTAAGTTAAACtatattaaaactaatatttaatattatccCATGCTTAAATAGATAtggaaataatcaaataaataatatcgATAGATGAACATTAGagaattaacttatatatta
The Camelina sativa cultivar DH55 chromosome 6, Cs, whole genome shotgun sequence genome window above contains:
- the LOC104792926 gene encoding mitogen-activated protein kinase kinase kinase 2-like; this translates as MEQICRGDDWIVDESSLATTITILGRGSFGCVSNSQLCAKKSSPIHLKNILEKELKIMHRFRDHPRIVYASNTLHLQTKPSECYAIYMEYASQGNLHKMIYGSRRRPEPIPESLVRRAARMILEGLVALHSHGYVHFDLKPSNILLFPSTTPGEPWDLKLADFGSSKEPDFDYDYMSIGTAQYLPPESFEPNGLIIHPNLDVYALGCVVYEMFGAIAIQEIFDEFYEWKLRGRDISPEARDFVWRCFDIHPRRSTAAELLNHPFITGRSITEADKEIYSSSIPSLSKLLLA